Part of the Drosophila pseudoobscura strain MV-25-SWS-2005 chromosome 2, UCI_Dpse_MV25, whole genome shotgun sequence genome, AGCTTCTCTTCGTTCGTCTTGATCTTCACCGGTCCCATGGTTCTCGGTATCACAATGTTCTCGCGGTATCGCTGCATATTCCCCACAAACTGCATGGCCAACCTGTCGAGGTCCTCGGAGCCGTACATGCGGGCCTTGGCCGCCTCTGCGGCCTGATCCGCGGGATTTGGCAGCATGGACATCTCTGTTTATCAATAAGTTTTCGTATTTCTATTCAGAAAATTCAGTTTAATACAAATCAAAGGGTATAGAgtaaaaaaatgaaattgttatCACATCGCCCAACAGATGTTTTGTAGGGCTGTCACCCACTTTAAACAATCGATCTATCGATAAGGCGAACCAATAGTTTAGACTGAAGACAGAGATACGAAAATGTACAGTTCCTTCGAACAACCTAGTAATTTTCtattgcaattttttatttattaattgcaatttggtagccatttttactttttactCGTTTTCCGtttacaaattacaaaaatcTATATGTTCCAAAAGCTATGTTTAACATCAATATATGCATTGTCAATTGCGATTTCATTAGGTACATTCATGTTTATTTAatctaatttaattaaatgaagcTTAGTTGGGTTTGTGGTTGCGTTCGATTTCGAAGATAATGGGCCCGAGCAGAATGAGGGTGGCTGACAATATCATCCAAGACCCGGAGCAGACTTTCTGGACACAAACAACGGTTCCTTTGGCGACTGTTGAAATGGCGTTGCGATGCGACTCCGGAAGCATTTCGGTCAATCCCCAGAGGCGCTCACCAACCGACTCGTCGGGCTCATCATCGTAGTTTCTATATTCATGGGATGCATCTTCCGATGGCTGGgacattttcaaaaaatttataatttgtttttatgtcGGGCAAAAATTCTCAGTATTTTGAAGTATTATTGAATGTAATGTTGTACTGAATGCTTTAATATGATTTAAAACTTGAAGGATACTTTGCGAAACAAAGCGAGTTGAAAATCCGTACATATTTAAAGCGAAAAGAGAAGCATACTCTTTTACTTACCTCTTTTTCAGCTCCAGCTTTATTTAGATCCTGCAATACTGTTGCTATCTCTCATCTCCTTTTTGATCTTCCTTCTATTTTTCTTTCTCACCGCTCCACCCACCCTCGGCTGAAACGACTCTCTTCAGCTCTGAAGCCACGCTCTCAGCAAATACGAATGGAAAGAATAACGGATTACTCTGATGCGTAGTTTCCATCTTTGCCTATTGATCCTCTTTCTGGCTTCTGTACTTCTACTATAATTACTGATCAACGACTACAGATAGGCtttatttttatgaattttataTATCAGATCTGATAGGATAAGATTTGACTTCACTTGTTTCGTTCTTCCCAGATGGGAATTTTCTTGCTTTGGTGAGTAagaaattatattaatattgGAAATTAAGGTTTGTTAGCCACGTTCTATATTATTCATCCTTATACTACATTTTATTGCTATCACAAGTTAATTATACACATATACCATCGGGGAAATAAACGGAAATTGCAAAATGTCTGCAGTTGAGTTGGATAAAAGCTCTATCTTTGGATTGTCCAAGACGATGGGTCGCTAATTGAAGGCATAGAGCAAGAGCAGAATTATGCAGAATGCCACTACCGCACCCAGAATGAGCGAATCGCGCCGCTTCTTTATATTGATGCGCTGAATGAGACTGAAAGGAAGGAGAAATCTTTTTATATGCTCTGTAATCTGTGGCCCAGCTGGAACTTACCTGGAAATCAGTGGGAATCGATTCGATATGTCATTGAATCGCGTCTGCAGCCGCTTGAAGGCCTGACGCTGGGCGTGCAGATGGTCCCGCGTTTCGATGGCTATGTTGATCTGATCGTTCACCAGGTGACTGGCGCTGCTCAAGTGCCCGGTCTCCTTCATGTACATCTCGCGACGACTAAGGCCCGATATAGAGGGGCTGCCAGAAGTGGTCAGGCCGGAACCGCGGAGCAGTTCCTCACGCTCAATGCGCACCGTGTGATTGGCGCATATTTTGTTAAACTCCTGCCTGTAGCCGTGCAGGATCTCTCTGTGCCGCTGTAGGGTGTGCATGGCGGCAGCACCTGTTGCTGGCAGGTCGGACATCGACTCATTGAGGGTCGACAGCTGCGGTTGGACGGAGAAGGGATGCGTGTAAGTGGGGTAAGTAACTCAAGCACCCAGGACTCCCTACCTTCTCCAGCATCTGCTCGATTTCCTCGGACAGCGAGTCGAAGACAAGGTCCCCAAGCAGAGGTGATGTGtcagcgctgctgctgttgcttatgccgctgctgcccccGCTGCCAGCTCCAATTTTACTGAACGCTACCAGCTTCAGGTCGATTTCATTTTCCAGTGAGCGCGCCTGCTTCCGCAGCACTGTTCAATGGGTTAGGAGAGGGACAGATGAGACAGTTTGCAGATGGTGAGCCCAAAAAATTTACCATCATAGCTGGAACTAGCCATTTGTGTCAGGAAGAAATTATATGGGGGCCTTTGTGTGGCACAGATTCGATTACGATAACACTAGCTACAGCTGGAAGCAGTGCTGGCAAGTTTTCAACAGGAAAAAGCAGTTTTTAGCTTGAAAAAAGCAAAATTAAATCTAAAAATGTTTAGATTAATTAAtgatttaaacaattttttatttgccatcCAAATCTgtagatttaaaaaaaaaaattcggaAAAAGGCATGTCAAAAAGTGAATAACGGAGGTTTTTCACTGATACAACTgcaatacaaataattcgtcagtatatttacggtataatttgaaattttgttgacttagtttcggtatatttctgagggtcagtcACACTGCGTTCATCTCCTGCTGTTCCCGGCTATTTgcgaaatttaattatattctaAAAAAACAATGTCTCAGGCCACGAACGATGTCCGCGTGCCGGACGAGGAGAGCGATCTGCTGCAAATCAAACCGCTGTAAGCCGAAGCGAGATCATGCCATGGATATGGAAAAACTAAGCTAACAGAAATGCATTCTTTTAAGTGGCGCCGGTCAAGAAGTGGGACGTTCCTGCATCATGTTGGAGTTTAAGGGAAAGAAGATCATGCTCGACTGCGGTATCCACCCCGGGCTATCCGGCATGGATGCGCTGCCCTACGTGGACTTAATAGAGGCGGACGAGATCGACCTACTCTTCATTTCACAGTGCGTATCCGTGCGGCAAGATTTTTAGTTCGGATTTACTTTAACACTTCCTCTGAATTGCA contains:
- the Gos28 gene encoding Golgi SNAP receptor complex member 1 — its product is MASSSYDVLRKQARSLENEIDLKLVAFSKIGAGSGGSSGISNSSSADTSPLLGDLVFDSLSEEIEQMLEKLSTLNESMSDLPATGAAAMHTLQRHREILHGYRQEFNKICANHTVRIEREELLRGSGLTTSGSPSISGLSRREMYMKETGHLSSASHLVNDQINIAIETRDHLHAQRQAFKRLQTRFNDISNRFPLISSLIQRINIKKRRDSLILGAVVAFCIILLLLYAFN
- the LOC6897195 gene encoding mitochondrial import receptor subunit TOM22 homolog, producing MSQPSEDASHEYRNYDDEPDESVGERLWGLTEMLPESHRNAISTVAKGTVVCVQKVCSGSWMILSATLILLGPIIFEIERNHKPN